Proteins encoded by one window of Clostridium bornimense:
- a CDS encoding undecaprenyl-diphosphate phosphatase, with the protein MLFILKAALLGIVEGLTEFLPVSSTGHLVIFGEIIKFNNGVRQEFIDMFNMVIQLGAILSVIVIYWDKIWNTIKTFIPNVNICGNSTYKESGLHFWSIIALACIPGAALVLPFDDWVEKNLFNSRVVALTLVLGGIAMIVFEKKYRDLKNNRTNSIFEVTYKQALIIGIFQCLSIVPGMSRSASTIIGAWVAGLSTVAAAEFSFFLAIPVMFGMTTIKLFGIGGLTALTTSELLALGTAFLVAFIVAIIVIDKFIGYLKKNSMKPFAIYRFCFAIVVLISGFFNII; encoded by the coding sequence ATTTTATTTATTTTAAAAGCTGCATTATTAGGAATAGTAGAAGGGTTAACAGAATTTTTGCCAGTTTCATCAACAGGCCATCTTGTTATATTTGGAGAGATTATAAAGTTTAACAATGGAGTAAGACAGGAATTTATAGATATGTTTAATATGGTAATACAGCTTGGGGCAATACTTTCTGTGATAGTAATATATTGGGACAAAATATGGAATACTATTAAAACTTTTATTCCTAACGTAAATATTTGCGGAAATAGTACATATAAAGAAAGCGGATTACATTTTTGGTCTATTATTGCATTAGCATGTATTCCTGGTGCGGCTTTAGTATTACCTTTCGATGATTGGGTAGAAAAAAATTTATTTAATTCTAGAGTAGTAGCGTTGACTTTAGTTTTAGGCGGAATTGCTATGATAGTATTTGAGAAAAAATATAGAGATTTAAAAAATAATAGAACAAATAGTATATTTGAAGTGACCTATAAGCAAGCTCTAATAATTGGAATTTTTCAATGCTTGTCTATAGTTCCTGGGATGAGTAGATCTGCATCAACAATTATAGGAGCTTGGGTAGCTGGATTATCTACTGTAGCTGCAGCTGAGTTTTCATTTTTTTTAGCAATACCAGTTATGTTTGGGATGACAACTATAAAGTTATTTGGCATAGGAGGATTAACAGCTCTTACAACATCAGAATTATTAGCCCTTGGAACTGCTTTTTTAGTAGCTTTTATAGTGGCAATAATAGTTATTGATAAATTTATTGGATATTTGAAAAAGAATTCTATGAAGCCTTTTGCTATATATAGATTTTGTTTTGCTATAGTTGTATTGATTTCTGGCTTTTTTAATATAATATAA
- a CDS encoding type 1 glutamine amidotransferase — translation MEINICHLYPDLLNVYGDLGNILILKDRCQKRDISVNIHNISLNDEFNSDDFDIVFFGGGQDFEQSIVSTDLKENKRKELMNYIEKGKVLLSICGGYQLLGKYYTAPNGEKIDGLDILDIYTEAGKKRFIGNTIIENSNFSETYVGFENHSGRTYLGDGLSPLGKVIEGYGNNGEDGYEGCIYKNTYCTYFHGPFLSKNPEMADRLIATALELKYNKEIELSPLDDSFELKGKDFIINRIKSKKTNSGI, via the coding sequence ATGGAAATTAATATATGTCACTTATATCCTGATTTATTGAACGTATATGGTGATTTAGGTAATATACTTATATTAAAGGACAGATGCCAAAAAAGAGATATATCTGTTAATATTCATAATATCTCTTTAAATGATGAATTTAACAGTGATGATTTTGATATAGTATTTTTCGGAGGCGGTCAAGATTTTGAACAATCTATTGTTTCTACAGACCTTAAAGAGAATAAGAGAAAAGAATTGATGAACTATATAGAAAAAGGTAAAGTATTACTTTCTATTTGTGGTGGTTATCAATTGCTTGGAAAGTACTATACTGCTCCAAATGGAGAAAAAATAGATGGATTAGATATACTAGATATTTATACTGAAGCTGGTAAAAAAAGATTTATTGGAAATACTATCATTGAAAACTCTAATTTTTCTGAAACATATGTAGGATTTGAAAATCACTCTGGTAGAACTTATTTAGGTGATGGATTATCTCCATTAGGCAAAGTAATTGAAGGTTATGGAAATAATGGTGAAGATGGCTATGAAGGATGTATTTATAAAAATACATATTGCACTTATTTCCACGGACCATTTCTTTCTAAGAACCCTGAAATGGCTGATAGATTGATTGCTACTGCTTTAGAATTAAAATATAACAAGGAGATAGAACTATCTCCTCTTGATGATTCTTTTGAATTAAAAGGTAAAGACTTTATCATAAATCGCATAAAATCTAAAAAAACTAATTCAGGAATATAG
- the clpB gene encoding ATP-dependent chaperone ClpB: protein MNVEKLTLKVQEAINESHSLAVRLNNSQLEPIHLLAALLLQENGLIPLLIEKLKINVNSVVNEVNSELETLPKVNGTGVGNLYPSRDFEKVFNKSEDIREKFKDSYISAEHVFLALIKVDRKVRNLLSKFDINEEKILKVLTEVRGNQRVDSNDPEGTYDALSKYGRNLIEDAKKNKIDPVIGRDEEIRRVIRILSRRTKNNPVLIGEPGVGKTAIIEGLANRILKGDVPEGLKDKIIFSLDMGALIAGAKYRGEFEERLKAVLKEVESSEGRIILFIDEIHTIVGAGKTDGAMDAGNLIKPMLARGELHCIGATTFDEYRKYMEKDKALERRFQPVTVEEPTVDDAISILRGLKEKFEIHHGITIKDNALVAAVKLSSRYIQDRYLPDKAIDLIDEACAKIRSEIDSMPTELDDLKRKIMQLQIEKEALGNEDDIKSKERLEEVEKELYNLSERDSELSIKYSKEKEDIIEFKKLKEELNNVKAEIERCEREYDLNTAAQLKYGELPRLEKLIKEKEELIKEKKEDSLLKEVVGEEEICDIVSMWTGIPISKLVEGEKEKLLHLEEEIKKRVIGQDEAVVAVSNAVIRARAGLKEENRPIGSFIFLGPTGVGKTELAKTLSEQLFDSVDNMIRIDMSEYMEKYAVSRLVGAPPGYVGYEEGGQLTEAVRRHPYSVILFDEIEKAHEDVFNIFLQILDDGRLTDNKGKTIDFKNTIIIMTSNIGSSYLLENEGDEINDKVKNLVMDSLKSRFKPEFLNRIDDIIMFKPLNNSQIGKIINIFLRNVKSRLAEKDIKLEVTDDALNLIANEAYDPHYGARPLKRYIVNTIETTLSKMIIRGELQNNSIIKIDAENGNLKYMVQ from the coding sequence ATGAATGTAGAAAAACTTACTTTGAAGGTACAAGAAGCAATTAATGAATCACATAGTCTAGCTGTAAGATTGAACAATTCTCAGCTTGAGCCAATACATTTATTAGCCGCTTTATTGCTACAAGAAAATGGGCTAATTCCACTTCTAATTGAAAAATTAAAAATAAACGTAAATAGTGTAGTTAATGAAGTGAATAGTGAATTAGAGACGCTACCAAAAGTAAATGGAACAGGCGTTGGAAATTTATATCCTTCTAGAGATTTTGAAAAAGTATTTAATAAAAGTGAAGATATAAGAGAAAAGTTTAAAGACTCTTACATTAGTGCAGAACATGTATTTTTAGCATTAATAAAGGTAGATAGAAAGGTTAGAAATTTATTATCAAAATTTGATATTAATGAAGAAAAAATATTGAAAGTTCTAACAGAGGTAAGAGGCAATCAAAGAGTAGATAGTAATGATCCAGAAGGAACATATGATGCACTATCAAAGTATGGTAGAAATTTAATAGAAGATGCTAAAAAAAATAAAATAGATCCTGTTATAGGAAGAGATGAAGAAATAAGAAGAGTTATTAGAATTTTATCTCGTAGAACTAAAAATAATCCTGTTTTAATTGGAGAACCTGGAGTAGGTAAGACTGCAATAATTGAAGGGTTAGCAAATAGAATTTTAAAAGGAGATGTTCCAGAAGGTTTAAAGGATAAAATCATATTTTCCTTAGATATGGGTGCATTAATAGCTGGAGCAAAATATAGAGGTGAATTTGAAGAAAGATTAAAAGCAGTTTTGAAGGAAGTAGAAAGTAGTGAAGGACGAATCATATTATTTATTGATGAAATTCATACTATAGTTGGTGCTGGAAAAACTGATGGAGCTATGGACGCAGGAAACTTAATTAAACCTATGCTTGCAAGAGGGGAGTTGCATTGTATAGGGGCAACTACATTTGATGAGTATAGAAAATATATGGAAAAGGATAAAGCATTAGAACGTAGATTTCAACCAGTTACCGTAGAAGAACCTACTGTTGATGACGCTATATCAATTTTAAGAGGCTTAAAAGAAAAGTTTGAGATTCACCATGGTATAACTATTAAAGATAATGCACTAGTAGCTGCTGTAAAATTATCTAGTAGGTATATACAAGATAGATATTTACCAGATAAAGCTATTGATTTAATAGATGAAGCTTGTGCAAAAATTAGAAGTGAAATAGATTCTATGCCTACAGAACTTGATGATTTAAAGAGAAAAATTATGCAATTACAAATAGAAAAAGAAGCTTTAGGAAATGAGGATGACATAAAGTCTAAAGAAAGATTAGAAGAAGTTGAAAAAGAATTGTATAACTTATCAGAACGTGATAGTGAATTATCTATTAAATATTCTAAGGAAAAGGAAGATATAATTGAGTTTAAAAAGTTAAAAGAGGAATTAAATAATGTTAAGGCAGAAATAGAAAGATGCGAGAGAGAATATGATTTAAATACTGCTGCACAATTAAAATATGGTGAATTGCCTCGACTAGAAAAGCTTATTAAAGAAAAAGAAGAGCTAATTAAGGAGAAAAAAGAAGATTCACTTCTTAAAGAAGTTGTAGGAGAAGAAGAAATTTGTGATATTGTTTCTATGTGGACTGGAATTCCTATATCTAAGTTGGTAGAAGGAGAAAAAGAAAAATTATTGCATTTAGAAGAAGAGATTAAAAAAAGGGTAATTGGACAAGATGAAGCTGTAGTTGCTGTTTCTAATGCTGTTATAAGAGCAAGAGCAGGTCTGAAAGAAGAAAATAGACCAATAGGATCTTTTATTTTCTTAGGACCAACTGGTGTAGGTAAAACTGAATTAGCAAAGACATTGAGTGAGCAGTTATTTGATTCAGTAGATAATATGATTAGAATTGATATGTCTGAATATATGGAGAAATATGCTGTATCTAGATTAGTTGGAGCTCCTCCAGGATATGTTGGATATGAAGAAGGTGGTCAATTAACCGAAGCAGTTAGAAGACATCCATACTCTGTAATATTGTTTGATGAGATAGAAAAAGCTCATGAAGATGTATTTAATATATTTTTACAAATACTAGATGATGGTAGACTTACAGATAATAAAGGAAAAACTATTGACTTTAAAAATACTATAATTATAATGACTTCTAATATTGGTTCTAGTTATTTACTAGAAAATGAAGGTGATGAAATTAATGATAAAGTAAAGAATTTAGTAATGGATTCTTTAAAATCAAGGTTTAAACCTGAATTTTTAAATAGAATAGATGATATAATAATGTTTAAACCATTAAACAATAGTCAAATAGGAAAAATAATAAATATATTCTTAAGAAATGTTAAGTCAAGACTAGCAGAAAAAGATATAAAGCTTGAAGTTACTGATGATGCTCTAAATCTTATTGCCAATGAAGCATATGATCCTCATTATGGTGCTAGACCACTTAAGAGATATATTGTAAATACAATAGAAACAACTTTATCAAAAATGATTATAAGAGGTGAGCTACAAAATAATTCAATAATTAAGATTGATGCTGAAAATGGAAATCTTAAATATATGGTTCAATAA
- a CDS encoding YitT family protein, whose translation MYLSLKRYSLLTIGCLLYSIYAAVLLQPNDIGTGGLLGISLILNKLFGFKIGLSTLLINIPLFILGFKLLGKNFAIKSGIIVFLSSTLIDIIPTIFDVTPLKDKLTAAIFCGVVSGAAMSFIFMGGGSTGGLDISGKIIRKITPNFPLSNILLCQDIFIYIIVGITLGLEYVMYAIIMSFIRSKTIETVQKTFSASKQCMIICDDPKPIIKAISQKLGRGVTILDAVGGYSDNSKKFIYVVVQTNELSSLKSIVSSIDTKAFITISEVEHIHGNFKEHSLSV comes from the coding sequence ATGTATCTTTCATTAAAGCGTTATTCGCTTTTAACCATCGGCTGTTTACTATATTCTATTTACGCTGCTGTTTTACTACAGCCTAATGATATTGGAACTGGAGGTCTTTTAGGTATATCGCTTATACTTAACAAATTATTCGGATTCAAAATAGGGCTATCTACTCTTCTTATAAATATCCCTCTTTTTATTCTTGGATTTAAATTGTTAGGTAAAAACTTCGCTATTAAAAGTGGTATAATTGTATTTCTCTCTTCAACATTAATAGATATAATTCCTACTATATTTGATGTAACACCACTTAAGGATAAGTTAACTGCGGCAATTTTCTGTGGTGTTGTATCCGGTGCAGCTATGTCATTTATTTTTATGGGAGGCGGTTCCACAGGTGGTTTAGATATATCAGGCAAAATCATAAGAAAGATTACTCCAAATTTTCCACTTTCAAATATATTATTGTGTCAGGATATTTTTATATATATAATTGTAGGTATAACTCTTGGGTTAGAATATGTTATGTATGCTATTATAATGAGTTTTATTCGTTCTAAAACTATAGAGACTGTACAAAAAACTTTTTCTGCTTCAAAACAATGTATGATAATTTGTGATGATCCAAAACCAATAATAAAAGCCATTTCTCAAAAGCTTGGAAGAGGTGTAACTATCTTAGATGCTGTTGGTGGATATTCTGATAACTCTAAAAAATTCATATATGTAGTTGTTCAAACTAACGAGTTGTCATCACTAAAATCTATTGTTTCATCAATAGATACCAAGGCTTTTATAACAATATCAGAAGTTGAACATATACATGGTAACTTTAAAGAGCACTCCTTATCTGTATAA
- a CDS encoding 6-phosphofructokinase: protein MERKIKKIGVLTGGGDCPGLNAVIRGLTKAAIGKYGYEVIGYTFGYRGLYNNEFIKLTNETVSGILHRGGTILYSSNKDNLFDYAVEENGEIVKKDVSDVAVENMKKEGVDVLVVIGGDGTLTSARDFSRKGVKVIGVPKTIDNDLAATDVTFGFNTAIDIATEALDRLHTTAESHHRVMILEVMGRGAGWISLEAGIAGSADVILIPEIPYDIEKIAEKVRAREEEGKKFTIIVVAEGAKPKNGDVVIAKIVEDSPDPIRLGGIGNKLAEDLERIVNHEVRATVLGHIQRGGNTCTYDRILSTRYGVAAADLINEEKYGSMVTLKGNNISYESLENVIGETKNVDPDGELVRTARSIGICFGD from the coding sequence ATGGAAAGAAAAATAAAAAAAATAGGTGTTTTAACAGGTGGAGGAGATTGTCCAGGACTAAATGCAGTAATAAGGGGATTAACAAAAGCTGCTATTGGAAAATATGGATATGAAGTTATTGGATATACATTTGGTTACAGGGGATTATACAATAACGAATTTATTAAATTAACAAATGAAACAGTATCAGGAATACTTCATAGGGGCGGAACTATATTATATAGTTCAAATAAAGATAACTTGTTTGATTATGCAGTTGAAGAAAATGGAGAGATAGTAAAGAAAGACGTGTCTGATGTAGCTGTTGAGAATATGAAAAAAGAAGGAGTTGATGTTTTAGTAGTTATAGGAGGGGATGGAACATTAACTTCTGCAAGAGATTTTTCTAGAAAAGGAGTAAAAGTTATAGGTGTACCAAAGACAATAGATAATGATTTGGCCGCAACTGATGTAACCTTCGGATTTAATACAGCTATAGATATAGCAACAGAAGCGTTAGATAGATTACATACTACAGCTGAATCACATCATAGAGTAATGATCTTGGAAGTTATGGGAAGAGGAGCAGGTTGGATTTCACTAGAAGCTGGAATTGCAGGATCTGCTGATGTTATATTGATACCTGAAATACCATATGATATAGAAAAAATAGCTGAAAAGGTTAGAGCAAGAGAAGAAGAAGGAAAAAAATTCACTATTATAGTTGTAGCAGAAGGTGCAAAACCTAAAAATGGTGATGTAGTTATTGCCAAAATTGTTGAAGATAGCCCCGATCCTATTAGATTAGGTGGAATAGGTAATAAGTTAGCAGAGGATTTAGAAAGGATAGTAAATCATGAAGTTAGAGCTACTGTATTAGGTCATATACAAAGAGGTGGTAATACTTGTACTTATGATAGAATATTATCAACTAGATATGGTGTAGCAGCGGCAGATTTAATAAATGAAGAAAAATATGGTTCAATGGTAACATTGAAAGGAAATAATATTTCATATGAATCTTTAGAAAATGTC
- a CDS encoding MurT ligase domain-containing protein: protein MKIKKDILKTVAKDYNIIVVTGTNGKTTTTSMIYNIFKENGSKVITNGSGANLITGIVTTFIKNYKFFSKNEGYAIIEVDEANLKFFTEYVSPNIITITNLFRDQLDRYGEVYTTLNILIDAIKKSPSSKLILNGDESLLGDLDLPNEILYYGFNEGFNSNTKIDINADAKFCKKCGAMYKYNFITYNHLGSYYCESCGFSHPTLKYGVDKVLETTPSYSDVLINDKNLVINQPGSYNIYNGICALAVAMENSISFDVCSKSLSKIQSAFGRQESLSINNKEVKIILVKNPAGYNEAINTVMLENQLITVGFLLNDNYADGTDVSWIWDVNFEQLSTLDISSILVGGIRAYDMAIRLKIAGMNENSFVLCEDYDKLLNSIKNTESDKVYLLCTYTAMTSFRKYLHEKKYINNLW, encoded by the coding sequence ATGAAAATTAAAAAGGATATTCTTAAAACCGTTGCTAAAGATTATAATATTATAGTTGTTACAGGTACAAATGGTAAAACTACTACTACATCTATGATATATAATATTTTTAAAGAAAATGGTTCAAAGGTAATTACTAATGGTTCCGGTGCCAACTTAATTACAGGAATAGTTACTACCTTTATAAAAAATTATAAGTTTTTCTCTAAAAATGAAGGCTATGCTATTATTGAAGTTGACGAAGCAAATTTAAAATTTTTTACTGAATATGTGTCACCAAATATAATTACTATAACTAATTTATTTAGAGATCAATTAGACAGATATGGAGAAGTATATACTACTCTTAATATTCTTATTGATGCTATAAAAAAATCTCCATCGTCTAAACTTATTTTAAATGGAGATGAATCTTTATTAGGTGACTTAGATTTACCTAATGAAATATTATATTATGGATTCAACGAAGGTTTTAACTCAAATACAAAAATTGATATTAATGCAGATGCAAAGTTTTGTAAAAAATGTGGTGCTATGTATAAATACAACTTTATAACTTATAATCATCTAGGAAGTTATTATTGTGAGTCATGTGGTTTTTCACATCCAACATTAAAATATGGAGTTGATAAAGTTTTAGAAACAACACCATCCTACTCAGATGTATTAATTAATGATAAAAATTTAGTTATTAATCAACCTGGTAGTTACAATATTTATAATGGTATTTGTGCTTTAGCAGTAGCTATGGAGAATTCAATTTCTTTTGACGTATGTAGTAAATCATTAAGTAAAATACAAAGTGCTTTTGGTAGACAAGAATCCTTAAGTATTAATAATAAAGAAGTAAAAATTATTCTTGTAAAAAATCCTGCTGGATATAATGAAGCTATAAATACTGTAATGCTTGAAAATCAATTAATAACAGTAGGTTTTCTGCTTAATGATAATTATGCAGATGGTACAGACGTCTCTTGGATTTGGGATGTTAACTTTGAACAATTGTCTACATTAGATATTAGTTCTATTCTTGTAGGTGGTATAAGAGCTTATGATATGGCTATAAGATTAAAGATAGCTGGCATGAATGAGAATTCTTTTGTTCTTTGTGAGGACTATGATAAACTTCTTAATTCTATAAAAAATACTGAAAGTGATAAAGTATATCTACTTTGTACTTATACAGCTATGACTTCATTTAGAAAATATCTTCATGAAAAAAAATATATAAACAATTTATGGTAG
- a CDS encoding helix-turn-helix domain-containing protein has translation MEIISIGQKIKRARIYGGYTLKDICGDKISVSKLSCIENDKIKPEPWIMEFIAEKLDMDYDYLNKDVDKQILEHLDEISKRNDKDEIVKGRKEILKACMEFGLSDIAYLVMHELFSGYVEDKKFNQCRSLIKEYYDLSVKYKKDKYIYYEDVGDYILAVKEYMQAYNYYSHALKSLRDEKDDPKKEMDLLCKILECNIRENNTLDDDIVNELLSIRSKSADEELSLKTYSILGLYYKVVGEVEKYNQIISYINTNDLIDKERCLLDIAYNLRDLKRYKNALEILDIIASEVNTVSIESIILKTEVLYLDAQYKDALEYADKVLNESILSNDEDEIEMIYYLKAKIYIILGNLQKAEIYFNISLDFIKRLNNKEGIVTRYMEMGELYYKIGDFKEGSKCFDAALKTKNKYNIV, from the coding sequence ATGGAGATTATTTCTATTGGACAAAAAATAAAAAGAGCAAGAATCTACGGTGGATATACATTAAAAGATATATGCGGAGACAAAATATCTGTATCTAAGTTGAGCTGTATTGAAAATGATAAAATAAAACCAGAACCATGGATTATGGAGTTTATTGCAGAAAAGTTAGATATGGATTATGATTATCTAAATAAAGATGTTGATAAACAAATTTTGGAACATTTAGATGAGATAAGTAAGAGAAACGATAAAGATGAAATAGTTAAGGGAAGAAAAGAAATTTTAAAAGCTTGTATGGAATTTGGACTAAGTGACATAGCTTATCTAGTTATGCATGAATTATTTTCTGGATATGTTGAAGATAAAAAATTTAATCAATGTAGATCTTTGATAAAAGAATATTATGATTTATCTGTTAAATATAAAAAAGATAAATACATATATTATGAAGATGTAGGAGACTATATATTAGCAGTAAAAGAATATATGCAAGCTTATAATTATTATTCACATGCTTTAAAATCATTAAGAGATGAAAAAGATGATCCTAAAAAAGAGATGGATTTATTATGCAAGATATTAGAATGTAATATAAGAGAAAATAATACTTTAGATGATGATATTGTTAATGAGTTACTATCTATAAGAAGCAAGAGTGCTGATGAAGAGTTATCATTAAAAACATATAGTATTTTAGGCTTATATTATAAAGTTGTTGGTGAAGTAGAAAAATATAATCAAATTATTTCATATATAAATACAAATGATTTAATTGATAAAGAAAGATGTCTTTTAGATATTGCGTATAACTTAAGAGACTTAAAAAGATATAAAAATGCTTTAGAAATATTAGATATTATTGCTAGTGAAGTTAATACAGTAAGTATAGAAAGCATCATTCTTAAAACAGAAGTATTATATTTAGACGCACAGTATAAAGATGCATTGGAGTACGCTGATAAGGTATTAAATGAATCTATTTTATCTAATGATGAAGACGAAATTGAAATGATATACTATTTAAAAGCTAAAATATATATTATTTTAGGAAATCTTCAAAAAGCTGAAATATATTTTAATATATCTTTAGATTTTATTAAGCGACTTAATAATAAAGAGGGTATCGTTACTAGATATATGGAAATGGGTGAATTATATTATAAAATAGGTGATTTTAAAGAAGGATCAAAGTGTTTTGATGCAGCGCTTAAAACAAAAAATAAATATAATATAGTATAA
- a CDS encoding polysaccharide deacetylase family protein: protein MKKIIAIALLFITFFYPMNNVLAEDNIESESEKKVVYLTFDDGPSKNTPAVLEVLKKHNIKATFFVVGEQFQYFQNELKELLESGNPVHIHCYRHSNWIYGSQDNYRSDYEKCKETLKSYGWQETKFVRFPGGSSNKYRKTAAFRDIRQYIVGHGLYYVDWNVSAEDAIHSMLSPNEILCNVKKYNKDSNTAVVLMHDGGMNKTAAAGLEKVIEYFKSEGYEFKCMDDDISEEEIKLLMGKSVVNKFNKEKTTANDLP from the coding sequence ATGAAAAAAATTATAGCTATCGCACTTTTATTTATAACATTTTTTTATCCTATGAACAATGTTCTAGCAGAAGATAATATAGAGAGCGAGAGTGAAAAAAAGGTAGTATATTTAACTTTTGATGATGGACCAAGTAAAAATACACCAGCTGTATTGGAAGTGCTAAAAAAGCATAATATTAAAGCTACATTTTTTGTTGTAGGAGAACAATTTCAATACTTTCAAAATGAATTGAAGGAATTATTAGAATCTGGAAATCCAGTACATATTCATTGTTATAGACACTCAAACTGGATATATGGCTCACAAGATAATTATCGTTCTGACTATGAAAAGTGCAAAGAAACATTAAAGTCCTATGGATGGCAAGAAACAAAGTTTGTTAGATTTCCAGGAGGATCATCTAATAAATATAGAAAAACAGCTGCATTTAGAGATATACGACAATATATAGTTGGCCATGGGCTTTATTATGTAGATTGGAATGTTTCAGCAGAGGATGCTATTCATAGTATGTTATCACCAAATGAAATATTATGTAATGTAAAAAAGTATAATAAGGATTCTAATACTGCTGTTGTACTTATGCATGATGGAGGAATGAATAAAACAGCAGCTGCTGGATTAGAAAAAGTAATTGAGTATTTTAAAAGTGAAGGATATGAATTTAAGTGTATGGATGATGATATTAGTGAAGAAGAAATTAAATTACTTATGGGGAAAAGTGTAGTAAATAAATTTAATAAAGAAAAGACTACGGCAAATGACTTGCCATAG